The DNA sequence AATAATTTGCCTACGCCCATCCCATATAGCCTTTTCATGTCTTCTTCGGGTATGATCCCTCCGCCGGTCAGCAGCACGTCATCCAGCCCCTTTTCCTTCATGAGCTGCATTATCCGTGGAAAAATAGTCATATGCGCGCCCGAAAGAATGCTTAATCCTATGGCATCCACGTCTTCCTGCAGGGCCGCGCTTACCACCATGTCAGGCTGCTGCCGGAGGCCGGTATAAATTACTTCCATCCCCGCGTCGCGGAGCGAAAGCGCGATGACTTTGGCTCCCCGGTCATGACCGTCAAGACCGCATTTGGCAACTAATACACGTATTGGGCGTGTCATCATCTGTTGATGCTAATCTAAGGTTATTTTATAAAAAAACACCCCGCGGCCAGGCGGGATGTTTGCAGCACAAGTAAACAATTTTGATAAATATTACGCTTTTATATTTACTAACATCTCTCAGGCGGTAAAGTTTTTTAACCGGGTTGCCATGCCGTTAAAGCTGTCTTACTCCCCCCTCGATCTTCACAGGGAATATCTGCGGTTCATAACCAATTACCTTTTCATAGGCTTTTATGAGGTGGCAGCAATAATTCTTCAGTTCAGCCTGGTGAACCAGGGCTATTGCGCTTCCTCCAAAGCCGGCGCCCGTCATGCGGGCTCCTGCAACTCCCTTCCGCTGGCTAAGTTCTACGATCAGGTCAAGCTCGCGTCCTGTTACTTCGTATAATTCACGGAGGGAGGCATGCGAATCAAACATAAGCTGCCCCAGTAATTCAATGTCGCCCTTGTTGAGCGCATTGGCAGCAAGGTTAACCCGGGCATTCTCTTCAACCACGTGACGGGCCCTCCTGGCAATAACCGGGTCCGGGATCAGGTATTGCAGGTTTTCAAACTGTGCTGGCGATAGCTCGCAAAGCGACTGCAGGGAACTTTCCTGCTGCAACAGGGACAGCGCCTCGCGGCATTGCGCAAAGCGTTCGTTATATTTTGATTCCGTCAGCGAACGCGATTTATTGGTATTGATGACCAGCAGCGTGTACTCTCCCAGTTTGCAGGGGACCGGCCTGTGAGTAACCGTTGAACAATCCAGTGCCAATGCCGTATCCTTTTCGCCGAAAGTGACCGCGTATTGATCCAGAATGCCGCAATTGACGCCAACAAAGTTGTTTTCAGCTTCCAGGGCCATTTTTACCAGTTCAATCTTCTCCAGCCCTCCCTGGAAGATCCGGTTTAACGCAAGAGCTGTCGCCATTTCTATCGAAGCAGAAGAAGAAAGGCCCGCTCCCTGCGGAATATTCCCCGAAAACAGCATATTCAACCCGGAAATGTTGCCGGAAGCTTCCTGCGTGAACCGGCTGATAAGGCCCAGAGGGTAATTAACCCAGGCAATATTGGTAGGACGGTAATGAGGGGAAACGAGTACCTCGGCGTAATCGTCAAGATTAAGTGTTCTCAGTACGAATTTATTTTTATTGTTGGGGCTGACGAGCAGCCAGGTGCCCTGAGAAATAGCAGCCGGCAGGGCCATGCCCCCGTTGTAATCGGTATGTTCCCCAATGAGGTTCACCCGGCCCGGGGCGAAAAATATATACTGTGGGGTTTCCTTGTAAATCCGTTTAAATTCTTCTTTAAGAGACTCGATCATTTTTAATGTGTTTCCACGCTCCCTGGTTCCGCGGATTAACGCAGCGTTACTAGTGACGTGTCAGGAATAGATGACACTAAAGAAGGGAACTCCATTGGGTTAAATTAGAATATTTTTTGCAGAACGCTTTAATTTTTATTTCTTTATTTCATGAGCGTCATAAAGGAAAACAGCAACCTGGCAATAGATGGCAAGACTCTGTGCCTCATTCGCCTGGATAACGGCCGGCAAACTTCCCTGATCATGAGCAATTACGGATGCCTGGTCCTTTCCTGGACCGTTAAAGATAAACGGGGGGAGCCCTGCGACATCGTGCTGGGATTTGACAACCTCGAAAATTACCTGGAAAAGGATTACCTGGAAAATTACCCTTATTTCGGGGTATTGGTGGGAAGATACGCCAACCGCATTAAGGATGCGCGCTTCACCCTTGACGGTGAGCTTTACCGCCTGCCGGCTAATAAGGGAAAAGACCATCTTCATGGAGGATTCAGGGGTTTTGACAAGGCGGTTTGGGATGTGCTGGAAATAGATGAAGTGAATAACCGCGTAGTGTTCGCCTATACCAGTCCCGCTGGTGAGGAAGGCTATCCCGGTAACCTGGAGGTACAGGTTTCCTATACCCTTACCGAAGACAATAAGCTCGTGCAGGAGATCAGGGCCCGCACGGACCAGGCTACCCCCTTGAATTTAACCCATCATGATTACTTTAACCTGAACAATGGAAGGGGGCAAATAAATGATCACCTGCTGGAGATCCCGGCGGACGCTTACCTGGAGCAGGATGCAAACCTGGTTGTGAACGGAAACCTGGTTCCCGTTGAAAACACCTGGCACGACTTCCGGAAAGAAAAGAAAGTAGGCCTTGACCTTTCCCGCGTGGGCGAATACGACCAGAGCTTTGTGCTGAACAAGAGATCCGGGGATCTATCCCTGGCGGCAACGCTCAGAAGCGCTGATACCGGGCTTTGCCTGCGTGTTTATACGACCGAGCCGGTTTGTCATCTTTACACCGGCAAATGGATACCCGGGATAAAGGGAAAAGGCGGTCAGCAATACGGTCCCTTTTCAGGCCTTTGCCTGGAAGTGCAGGGCCATCCGAATGCGGTAAATATCCCTGCTTTTCCGGCTACGGTGCTTCGGCCGGGGGAAACCTACCGGCAGGCCAGCAGCTACGAAATTTCTGTCGAAGCCGAATCAGCCAGGTAGTAGTAGTCGTTCAGGACGGTAGTCAGAAAGGCATATGGCTCCCGGTTTGATTGTATGCCCATGATGCCGCTAACTTTTTCCGCCAGTGGCTTCAGCATTTCCAGTTTACCCGTGTGAACGCTTTTCTTTAAAATTCTTTTAATGGTGGAAATATCCCTGTCGCTAAGCGTCAGTACTTCAGGGTAGGTAACCTGGTAGTCAGGGGGTGTTTCCCTGATCCGGATATCTTCCAGCCTGGTAGAACGCCGTGTCCTTACCACCGTAGTTCCGGCAGCGATATCGCCAAGCCGCTGGCCTTTTCCGTTGATGAGTATGCAAATAACCGCCACGCTCCCGGAGGCTATTCCGCAATCCACGATGCGGAAGATCCAGCGCATAAGATAGTCCCCCAGTGAAGGCTGCGTTCCATCTTTTTTCAGC is a window from the Anseongella ginsenosidimutans genome containing:
- a CDS encoding galactokinase; this translates as MIESLKEEFKRIYKETPQYIFFAPGRVNLIGEHTDYNGGMALPAAISQGTWLLVSPNNKNKFVLRTLNLDDYAEVLVSPHYRPTNIAWVNYPLGLISRFTQEASGNISGLNMLFSGNIPQGAGLSSSASIEMATALALNRIFQGGLEKIELVKMALEAENNFVGVNCGILDQYAVTFGEKDTALALDCSTVTHRPVPCKLGEYTLLVINTNKSRSLTESKYNERFAQCREALSLLQQESSLQSLCELSPAQFENLQYLIPDPVIARRARHVVEENARVNLAANALNKGDIELLGQLMFDSHASLRELYEVTGRELDLIVELSQRKGVAGARMTGAGFGGSAIALVHQAELKNYCCHLIKAYEKVIGYEPQIFPVKIEGGVRQL
- a CDS encoding cobalamin B12-binding domain-containing protein, translating into MMTRPIRVLVAKCGLDGHDRGAKVIALSLRDAGMEVIYTGLRQQPDMVVSAALQEDVDAIGLSILSGAHMTIFPRIMQLMKEKGLDDVLLTGGGIIPEEDMKRLYGMGVGKLFPPGTPTTEIAAYIREWVKEHRNF
- a CDS encoding RDD family protein, producing the protein MRAIAIDTAQNVRLEYEIASVGERILAALLDYFIFIGWFTLFSIVISILGLNLSLLTGVILALPVVFYHLVCEVFFNGQSIGKRTLNIRVLKKDGTQPSLGDYLMRWIFRIVDCGIASGSVAVICILINGKGQRLGDIAAGTTVVRTRRSTRLEDIRIRETPPDYQVTYPEVLTLSDRDISTIKRILKKSVHTGKLEMLKPLAEKVSGIMGIQSNREPYAFLTTVLNDYYYLADSASTEIS
- a CDS encoding aldose epimerase family protein, translated to MSVIKENSNLAIDGKTLCLIRLDNGRQTSLIMSNYGCLVLSWTVKDKRGEPCDIVLGFDNLENYLEKDYLENYPYFGVLVGRYANRIKDARFTLDGELYRLPANKGKDHLHGGFRGFDKAVWDVLEIDEVNNRVVFAYTSPAGEEGYPGNLEVQVSYTLTEDNKLVQEIRARTDQATPLNLTHHDYFNLNNGRGQINDHLLEIPADAYLEQDANLVVNGNLVPVENTWHDFRKEKKVGLDLSRVGEYDQSFVLNKRSGDLSLAATLRSADTGLCLRVYTTEPVCHLYTGKWIPGIKGKGGQQYGPFSGLCLEVQGHPNAVNIPAFPATVLRPGETYRQASSYEISVEAESAR